Part of the Papaver somniferum cultivar HN1 unplaced genomic scaffold, ASM357369v1 unplaced-scaffold_18, whole genome shotgun sequence genome is shown below.
ACCTTAAAAATAGTTTTGATCTTGATTTCGTCTTGCAGGAGACTCCAGCTCATACACTTGCAGCCGGCGTAGATTCCCTACAAGGAGTGGTATGGGAAATCGTTCTCACATTCTCTCTGCTGTTCACAGTTTACGCAACACTGGTTGACCCTAAGAAAGGTCCTATAGATGGGCTAGGTCCCATTCTAACTGGGTTTGTAGTCGGTGCAAACATCATAGCCGGTGGTCCGTTTTCCGGTGCCTCAATGAACCCTGCAAGGTCATTTGGACCTGCTCTAGTGAGTGGAAACTGGACTAATCATTGGGTCTACTGGGTTGGACCTTTGATCGGAGGACCTCTTGCCGGTTATTTCTACGAGAACTTTTTCATCTTTAGAAATGCTCCAGAACCAACTGATGAGGAACAAAGTTTACTCAATTGATCATGTGTAAGTGCGAACTTGTTTTGCAATAGTATCCGTCAAGTCTTCTTTTGGTTTGTATTTCCAAATTTGTAATGTAACTAGCGCTCAACCCGGCACGGGAATAGATACGCGTTCTAGTTGATGCTCGTATTGAAAGAACTATTTTCCCGCACAATATGTAGCCCACAAATCAAAACAACCCGGTTCTTTCATCTTTTATCTTCCAATTATATTCAATTTTACACACACGTAACCTGTATTCCATTTGATACGCTATTGCATCAGATTAATTATAACCATTGAAATGTTAATTTAAAAATGGGAGGTTGTTACAGATCCAATGAAGACTTGTACACCAAAAATTGAAGTTTCGTTTATTGTCAGACGGGGTCTAACTCTCCTCAAAAAATCTATTTGTATATGTTTCCCTTATTATGGTGTTGGCCCAGTAGGgcatttctatttgctgatttttTTAAAGATGCACTGATGATGAAACAGCCGAACATCTATTCCTCACATGTCCTTTCTCCGTCTTGGTATGGGCAGAGATTATTCCTAAGGTGGATGGTTGGATTTGGCATAAACAACCTACTTCTATTCTCTTTCTGTTAAAAAAGTGGAATGCTGTTAGATTTCAAGGCTCAGGGGTAGAATATGGAAGTTCATGACTCCGGCATGTTTATGGAAGGAAAGAAATAGTCGAGTTTTTTCCCAAAAGTCAGAATCGATTCATGCCGTAGCATGCAACATCAAAGCTCTTATTTATAGCTGGTGCAAAGTCAATTATCCACACGTGGCTCATTCTTTCGACAATTGGGTATTCAGTTGGGATAGTCTTTTCAATTGGAACCCACCTTGacttaaagttttcatcccttgtTCTTTTTTTGCTTTGTTCAGTATTCCTCGTCTTCTTCCTGCCCTTATGTTGCAAGTTGAAGCCACTTCAGTGTACATTTTGTATATTGTTTgtacttttttcttctttttaatataaactcgcattcaaaaggaaaaagaagttgCAACAGTCCtactgttaaagtctgcgggcatccaattcaaaaccaattggcaatgagtggagaggccctaaacgATTATAAACTGCATGATCTTAGATTTCCCAACAATGTGGGATTAATAATGTCAACACATACTTTAAAGTTTAAACCTTAATAGTCGCACAATTGAGCCTTCACGTTACATCAATGGCTGCATATTTCCCTTCAATTGGTAGATGCGACAGGGTTTTAGATACATACATCTAGTGCTGCACATAACCGACCCAACCCGCACTCGCCGAAAAATACCCGCACCCGATTCAACCCACCTAggcatgggtcgactatgggtgaggcacgtgaGAACCCACCGTATGTTGGGTCAGTTGCGGGTAGAAACTTCCGTCACCCGAGACGACCCACCCACCCGCCCAAAACTATTCCTGACCCTTAGATTATCTAATTCTAACATAGAATAAATCGCAGTCGTTGAAGAGATGAAATAAAAGACCTAACCTAATCgcatttttcacgaaacccttctCTTCCgcctcttctctccttctcagacagtcagactccatttttcacgaaacccttctCATCTTTCAAATCAGATTCGCTTTGTGGATCACCGGCATCACCAGCAGCAAACCAATAACGGAAGGTAAGACTAGGAACCGCtgtaaacttgtaattttttgattatgtgatttcttgtgattttcaatttagggtttatctgtttagggtgttgttttttaatttcagtttggggTTTATCTGCTTTATGTAATCTGAGTGCTTATACTGGTGATTTCAATTACGGTGTGATGAATTACttattttttatttcaattaGGGTACTGGTGGATTTCAATTTCAGTCTCTTATTTGATTCattgatatatttttttgttaCAGATATGAAAATATTCGTGTGATAGCTCATGTGCGCATGGTTCATTGATTAGAAATGAGGAACCGAAAGTCTTGGATTTGAAAAACAAAGGTTCATTGATTACTTTGTCTGCTGAAACAGACATAGGTCAATCATCAACAATGATTCAGTTAGCATGCTTTCAAGATTGGTTTGATTTTGTCTCTGTATTTAGTTGTTATAACTAGTATTGAATGAGctagtgttgttgttgatgatgccaAAGATATGGGTTTCCATAAATTGTTGTTGTTTCCTCTGCATTGGCTTTGATGGTGTTGGCATGTCTTTGATTACTTTAGGTTGATGTGGTTTCTAAGTTTGAGTCTTGAAGACAGCAATAAAGCCACAACTTGGCCACACACTTTAGTTTACAAGTAATTCAGCTTTGTTGTTTATCTTTTGATGTTGGTCCTGTTAACTTTCGAAGTTGTGTTGATCACGTAATATCGATAGCTTCACTAGTTCTGACTTTATTATGAATGAAGTTTGATTCTCTTGTTGGTGAAGGGGAACTGTCTCATAGTATGTTTCGTATACTTTATTGGAAATATGAAATGATATTTGAGTTTGTTGATGTTCTGTAAATCATCCGTACAATGTGGGTGTTTGCTTGTCACAATGGATGCAGAGCTATTTGGTGACCTTGATGCTTCTTCCATCGTCATAGATGACTGATTCCTATTGGCTTAGACAAGGTAATGACGCCAAGGGTCATCGTCAGTAGattgatctttctgagttcaTTGTTTGTCTGTTTCATCTTTGTTATTGTAACTAATTTACATACTTCGTTTTATTTCAGGCTTTCAGCGCATTCGGAGGTAAAACATCCATATCTTTTCTGCTGGTCGCTTTATATGATCTTAGGCTTTAGTATAGTAGGCGATACTCAATATTAATGCACTCTTTTGTCTTTTGAGCTTTGAAAAATTGAACTTTGTTCTTGTTATTGTTAGCTTTATCACTTTGGAGTTTGCAACTTTGCATCAACTTCTTATTTCTCTGGATTTTTATTATGTAAACACTTTGTCAGTAACTGTATTACTGTAAATATGTAatgttcattttattttatgggtGGGTAACCCGCCACCAACCCGACCAAAACCCGTCGTagtgtgggtcgggtgaaaaccgacccattgtgatGTTGGATCGGTtacgggtgacaacttctgttacccgccatcagtgggttggATGGTGGGTGAGGTCAAAACCGATCCAAACCAACCCATGTGCAACCCTACATACATCCGCAAATTATGATTGTAGCTAGGGAAAATCAAAAATGGTTTTTTTTCCCGTGAATGTTGGAGTTTATTCATATTAAATCGAACTTACATATTTGGGATATCGAACCATATCTTATCTCCTAGGAACCTAAGAGTTTATTCATATCAAAAATGGTTGAAATGTATGCGGCTGGTATTTTTCCTAGGTCTGGGACGCATAGGTCGTCGTCTTACACAGTCGATAAGAACCGAAAAGCCCAACAATTAATGATTGAACGACACACTTGTGACCTTTAAGAGCACATGCTCTAGCTTTAACCGTGAGCTGTTGGATTATATTAAAAGATTTAATCTGAACCGTTAGTTGTCTAGGCTAACTTAGCCTAGACCTGTTATGTATTATAGATGCGAACTTGAACTTGTTATGCAATAGTATCCGGTAAGTAAGTCTTTTGGTTTATTTATGATTCCGAAAAAGAGAATGATGAAAAGTTTGATGAGTGCATCGTAATAATACCAAAATAAACTAGATAAATTATCcaaattttcataaaaataaaCGAATATAAACAAAGATATCTAAAAGAATGTGGCATctaaaagaaaatgaaagttgATTCTCCTAGTGAAATTCCGAGATGAGCTTATGTGCAGCGGCATTCGTCTAGTGAGAGCTAGAGATGAGCTTCTGTGCAGCGGCAAGATCCGGGAGTGCTGGAATGGCTCCTTTCACAGTTGTGCAAATTGCTCCACAAGCGTTGGCCCTTGTAAGTGCTTCCCTCAGTTTATTTTCATCCTCGAAAATCGAAGAATCTTTGGCAGCAGAACAAAGGAATGAACCAACAAAAGCATCACCAGCTCCAGTAGTGTCCACTGTGTTCACCGCAAATCCCTTCACAGCTCCTTTGAAGTTCTGTTTCAAACATATTACAACAAATATAAATACCAACAAATAACTCTCAAAAACCAAATTTAAACGACCTTCGAGTGCGTGCGCGAATTACCTTGGTGAAGTATCTACAACCCTTATCCCCATCGGTTACCATTAGCAACTTCAAACCATCATGCCAAAGTGACAAAACATTCTTCTCGTCTGTCGCATCCCCTTGGGTTAGGAATTCTACCTCACCATCACTAACCTTGATAACATCTGCATATGTCCAGATGCTATTGATACCTTCACGAGCAGCTTCCGCAGAAGACCAGAGAGGCAACCTCACGTTAGGATCGTAAGAAAGTAATGCACCAGCTTCCTTGGCAGCTTTCATTGCAGCCATGTGAGCGGAACGACAAGGTTCAGTGATCAAACTAATAGAACCATAGTGAAATATCTTGGCTTTCTTGATCAAATCCATGTTAAGCTCAGATTCTTTGAGCAACATGTCGGCACTAGGGTTTCTGTAAAACATAAACTCCCTTTCTCCATCTGCCTTCAATGTTACGAAAGCTAATGCAGTTCTTGCATCCTTGTCGAAACAAACACCATCAGTGTTCACTCCGTTCTTCTTCAATATGTCAACCAACATATGTCCAAACTCATCTTCTCCAAACTGTAATTCACCAAAAATATATTAATCCCAAAAAGTACTTAATTAGATCATGAAATAGAAGTCCACACATCTGAGCTTTGACAATCGGGTCAAAGTCAATCAGGTCAACTCAAAAGCCGACAAAATATATGCATGGTTTTCTATCGAAGAAAAGAAActgatcaagaaaaaaaaaacagtagaaGGATAAACGGATCCAGAGAACTACACTGAGATCAAGAGAAAGATAGGGTTAGGAAGCAAACCTTGCCGATGAAAGCACAAGAAGCGCCGAGTTTACTAACAGCACAAGCAACATTGGCAGGAGCACCACCGGGAGCCTTGATGAAACCAGCTGATTCAGCTAGTGATACACCAGAAACATTAGGCACGAAATCAATCAACAT
Proteins encoded:
- the LOC113338100 gene encoding aquaporin TIP4-1-like; amino-acid sequence: MGKVALGCPREAAQPDCLRALVAEFVCTFLFVFAGVGSAMTAGKLLGDSLVGLFVVAMTHALVVGVMISAGLRTSGGHLNPAVTLGLAAGGHITIFRSILYIIDQLLASALACVLLKYLTGGLETPAHTLAAGVDSLQGVVWEIVLTFSLLFTVYATLVDPKKGPIDGLGPILTGFVVGANIIAGGPFSGASMNPARSFGPALVSGNWTNHWVYWVGPLIGGPLAGYFYENFFIFRNAPEPTDEEQSLLN
- the LOC113338140 gene encoding fructokinase-2-like; amino-acid sequence: MSSSAEIVSFGEMLIDFVPNVSGVSLAESAGFIKAPGGAPANVACAVSKLGASCAFIGKFGEDEFGHMLVDILKKNGVNTDGVCFDKDARTALAFVTLKADGEREFMFYRNPSADMLLKESELNMDLIKKAKIFHYGSISLITEPCRSAHMAAMKAAKEAGALLSYDPNVRLPLWSSAEAAREGINSIWTYADVIKVSDGEVEFLTQGDATDEKNVLSLWHDGLKLLMVTDGDKGCRYFTKNFKGAVKGFAVNTVDTTGAGDAFVGSFLCSAAKDSSIFEDENKLREALTRANACGAICTTVKGAIPALPDLAAAQKLISSSH